The Lolium perenne isolate Kyuss_39 chromosome 6, Kyuss_2.0, whole genome shotgun sequence genome segment CTCGCCGAAGCAGGCAACCGCCCTGGCGGAGGGCGGCGCGGAGGACCCACCCACGCGCCTCATCGGGAACTTCCTCCGGAAGCAGATGGCGTCTGGAGAGGAGCTGTCGCTGGACCTCGACCCGGAGATGGAGGAGCTCGGGAGGTCGTCACAGGCGACGCCTTCCTTATCCAATCCCCAAGAACGGGAGGCTCGTGTGTCCTTCGAAGCCCACCAGAGCTCATCTTCATCATCTGACTCCGATGACGGCAAGGTGATACACAACACTTCCACTTCCACTCCACCGAGAGCGGCCGGTCCATTATTGCGAGCCAAGACGCGCTCCCGGCTCTTGGATCCGCCGCCGCAGTCACCCGTGTCTGCTCGCGCCATCGAAGAGGAGCAGCACAAGTCGTCCGCCTTGCGGCCTCCCAAGTTCGGCCAGTTCCCTTCAGGGCGTATGACCGGCAAGTCTGTCCAGTTTCCTTCTGGGCGTAAGACCGGCAAGTCCGGCGCCGTCGGCAAGTCGGGCcccatggaggaggaggaggacgacccctTCATCGACGACGACATCCCCGACGACTTCAAGCGCGGGAAGCTGGACACGCTCACCATACTGCAGTGGATCAGCCTGGTGCTCATCATCGGGGCGCTGGTGTGCAGCCTCACCATCAAGAGGCTGGCCAGGAAGAAGCTCTGGGAGCTGAACCTCTGGAAGTGGGAGCTCCTCGTGTTTGTGCTCATCTGCGGCCGTCTCGTCTCCGGGTGGGTCATCCGGATCGCCGTCTTCTGTGTGGAACGCAACTTCGTGCTGCGGAAGcgcatgctctacttcgtgtatgGCGTCCGGGGAGCCGTGCAGAACTCTGTCTGGCTCGGCCTGGTGCTCGCCTCTTGGCACTTCTTGTTTGACGAGAACGTCCGCACGAAAACGCTAGTTCTACCCTATGTGACAAAGGTGCTCTTCTGCTTGCTCGCCGCCACACTCATCCGCCTCGTCAAGACGCTGCTGCTCAAGGTGCTGGCTTCCTCCTTCCATGTCTCAACATACTTTGATCGAATTCAAGAGGCATTGTTCAACCAGTATGTCGTTGAGACACTCTCTGGGCCGCAACTAGTCgatgaagactatgtgcttgcGGAGGTGCGTGAGCTGCAACGAGCAGGGGCAACCATTCCGAATGAGCTTCGTGCCGCCTTACCAACCAAGAATCTATCGGGGCAAAAGAGCATTCGGATCTCGGGTTTAATTTCGAAGGGAGAAGGAAGCAATCAGCTGTCAAAGGAGAAAAGGCAGCGTGAGCTTGATGAAGGGATCACCATTGACAAGCTCCATAGGCTCAATCAGAAAAACGTCTCAGCATGGAACATGAAGCGGCTGATGAAGATTGTTCGGTTTGGGACGCTCACCACAATGGATGAGCAGATTCAGCAGGCAACAGGAGACGGGGATGAGTCAGGGACACAGATTCGCAGTGAATACGAGGCGCAAGTGGCCGCTAAGAAGATCTTTCATAACGTGGCCAAGCCTGGATCCAAGTAAGCATTTCTTTCCAGTCTTTGATAGGCATCCTTATCATTCAGTTATATGTTTACAATGTCTTAAATTCCTAATTGTCTAGGTTCTAGATCAGATAGACAACTGTAGTTGTTTTATCTTTGCTGTAGGATTTTTAGCTTATGAAGTATAGTAGAAGACACgtcagaaattcaattcggcacatgggagcatatgctcctgccgCCCGAAAAACAATTTTGAAATGTCGAAATAATTCGTACAAAAAATTTCTCGCTTACGTATCGACATTTTACGTGCGCacatcaagttttacgaaaaaccgacATTTTTTGTGACTTGTATGAAAAAGAGAAACAAAACGTCTCGTACACAACCTTTTCctacatcaaaatttgtcttttttacaaatGACACTCAAAATGTCAGTTTTCTGTGAAACCACTTTGTGAACGTGTAGAATTTCGAAATGTACCCACTAAATTTTATGTTTGATTTCAAATGTAACCACTTTGTGAACGTGTAGAATTTCTGTGAAACCACTTTGTGACTTATGCAGTGCACTGCTTTGTTTAATTCTCATTGCAGAGAGGGTAATGGATTACAGAAATGAACCAAGCCAGGTCAAAAAAAGAAATGAACCAAGCAGAATTCTTTAAACCAAAATTCCCTAGTTTTCATTATTCCAAATGATACAGTTCAAAGTATACTGGCAACTTCTCGATTCATATCCTTGACCGTGAATGAACGAATAATGCAGGTACATATACTTGGCAGACTTGATGCGCTTCATGAGGCAGGAGGAAGCCATCAAAGCTATGCATCTTTTCGAAGGAGCACAGGAGCACTGTAGGGTCAGCAAGAGGGCTCTCAAGAACTGGGTGGTAATGATTCCGTTACAGTACTACCAATGTTGCTTCAAGGATTATCATTGAATTCTGACTTCAAGATGTATTCCCTAACATTGTCATGTTCCTTCTTTTGTAGGTGAACGCATTTAGAGAGCGTAAAGCTCTTGCCCTAACGCTTAATGATACAAAAACAGCAGTTAACAAGCTCAGCCTGATGGGCAATGTTGTTGTTGGCGTCATAGTGTCTGCTTTCTGGCTTCTTATTCTTGGCATAGCGACAACACAGTTCTTTGTCTTCATCAGTTCCCAGCTTCTTGTGGCAGTCTTTGTATTTGGGAATACTATGAAGACAATTTTTGAGGCCATTATTTTCTTATTCGTAATGCATCCTTTCGATGTTGGTGACCGCTGTGAAATTGAAGAAGTACAGGTAATGAATATCGTCTTCGTGCCCCTAGTTTACTTTGAATTGAATATCACCTTTGTGTTGTTTCGTTGGCTGAAGTTTAAGCACTTGAATTTCAGGTCGTTGTAGAGGAAATGAATATCATGACAACAGTCTTTCTCCGTTATGATAACCTGAAGATCTATTACCCAAACAGTGTACTGGCCACCAAGCCGATTTTCAATTTCTACAGAAGTCCTGATATGGGAGAAGCTGTTGACTTCTCTATTCATGTTGCCACTCCTGTTGAGAAGCTGGCCCTCATGAAGGAAAGAATATTACGGTGCGTATTGTGTGCTTGTATTACCTCAGTATGATGTTCACAGCTTGCTAAACGTGATGTTGAGAATTTCCCTTCGTTGCTTGTCAAATCTAGTAGGCAGGCATGTTGGATGTTGTAGAAGCATTTACATTTGTAATTGTAGTGTTGTTTGCTGCTGTTCTTACCACATTGGTCTAACCAACAAAAATTCACGTGTGGCTCCAGCTACATCGACTCCAAGAAGGAACATTGGTACCCTGGCGCGATGGTGGTCCTCCGAGACGTCGATGACACCAACAAGCTGAAAGTGTCCATATGGCTCCGGCACACTCTCAACTTCCAGGACATGGGGATGAAGTTCGTGCGGAGGGAGCTGGTGCTCCAAGAGATGATCAGGGTCCTGAAGGACCTCGACATCGAGTACCGGATGCTGCCGCTTGACGTGAACGTGAGGAACGCGCCCCCTCTTCAGTCCACAAGGATGCCGACGACATGGAACTACTCCTGAAGCATCTCTAGGAGCCGAGAACATCTTGTGAGAGACCGCAGATACAACGATTAGCTTGCTCATCTAGTGGTGAGAGCTGCAAGAGCCTGGTAGTAGCTAGCAGGTAGCAGATAGACACATAGAGTGAACATTGGTGCGGTCCGCAGTGAATGTGTTCTTTAGTATGAGAAACTCTTGGTACAACTCTTCAGTGTATCTGTGTATGGAGGACCGCGACCTTTTTACAGAGATCTATATGGTTGGAGGACACGCCAAAAGAATTTATTACCCAACATGGGTGACACCATAGCTTAGGGTTTCCTCCACCTCCATAGGTATCATGTGTGTTTACATGTGTTGGGTCTTTTATTCCTTTTTGTAACCAAACGATGGATTGTGTGCGGCTGTGGGTATCTTTATTATGCAGGGG includes the following:
- the LOC139829894 gene encoding mechanosensitive ion channel protein 6-like, giving the protein MDPVQRKSSLRSYGSAKSLSRSDDLGERREVVVKIDGDANGPPALSIVGAGGAAVGNATSTAASAGSSPAKGWDDGTYDFWKNEGGGKGGGPAPRVEDFSFKNRPMQAPPSPSSLSLSPKQATALAEGGAEDPPTRLIGNFLRKQMASGEELSLDLDPEMEELGRSSQATPSLSNPQEREARVSFEAHQSSSSSSDSDDGKVIHNTSTSTPPRAAGPLLRAKTRSRLLDPPPQSPVSARAIEEEQHKSSALRPPKFGQFPSGRMTGKSVQFPSGRKTGKSGAVGKSGPMEEEEDDPFIDDDIPDDFKRGKLDTLTILQWISLVLIIGALVCSLTIKRLARKKLWELNLWKWELLVFVLICGRLVSGWVIRIAVFCVERNFVLRKRMLYFVYGVRGAVQNSVWLGLVLASWHFLFDENVRTKTLVLPYVTKVLFCLLAATLIRLVKTLLLKVLASSFHVSTYFDRIQEALFNQYVVETLSGPQLVDEDYVLAEVRELQRAGATIPNELRAALPTKNLSGQKSIRISGLISKGEGSNQLSKEKRQRELDEGITIDKLHRLNQKNVSAWNMKRLMKIVRFGTLTTMDEQIQQATGDGDESGTQIRSEYEAQVAAKKIFHNVAKPGSKYIYLADLMRFMRQEEAIKAMHLFEGAQEHCRVSKRALKNWVVNAFRERKALALTLNDTKTAVNKLSLMGNVVVGVIVSAFWLLILGIATTQFFVFISSQLLVAVFVFGNTMKTIFEAIIFLFVMHPFDVGDRCEIEEVQVVVEEMNIMTTVFLRYDNLKIYYPNSVLATKPIFNFYRSPDMGEAVDFSIHVATPVEKLALMKERILRYIDSKKEHWYPGAMVVLRDVDDTNKLKVSIWLRHTLNFQDMGMKFVRRELVLQEMIRVLKDLDIEYRMLPLDVNVRNAPPLQSTRMPTTWNYS